The following coding sequences are from one Archaeoglobaceae archaeon window:
- a CDS encoding type II secretion system F family protein produces the protein MNAPHFMKKYFRNKIEENPSKYSDLDKTIEKARLRITTPELLASALFYPLIAMLIGVFTGVIISIIIKNSFGIEFVFIGGGMVEFWKIQIAISLLFALIFFGLTRYIILSYPYYVASSRAGKIDAALPHAVNMLLGMAKGNVPIISAIRFIAENKHLFSELSVEFEKIVVLVEMGWDLGSAMKFVAETTPSEKLRVFIENFVDVYRGGGNILDYLKSKSDQFFSEKERLYTLYSESMQIIAEIYLALFIVAPLFLLIVLIVFNMMGSSTIGIYRLFLYSVLPAGSIFVLWLAYSSTARESRAVAKVESEVEEVMARTSQRPSGFRFAKLRRTINAIRSFLLYPILEMPYVISFKYLLFYLLLPPVVFSLIFYGRMEFDYLIFTTLFAFGLPSIFFIEYRERLLRRAERELPEFLKQLASLNEAGLNVVEALKNISDTEAGVLNREIKAIKRRVEWGELITSAFARLEHRIKSSIFQKAISMLVKAIEASPSIKEALIVASNFSLLEIEMRNRLRDMMSSYIIIIYLAFGVFLYTAYVLIKNMLSIFTSIEKSQLTTAINLSELEGVFMETSILVAVFSGLAAGVMGEGRVEAGLKHIFLLGAISYVFFKFIV, from the coding sequence ATGAATGCACCACATTTCATGAAAAAATACTTTAGAAATAAGATCGAAGAGAATCCAAGCAAATACTCAGACTTAGACAAAACTATTGAGAAGGCAAGACTCCGGATTACAACCCCAGAATTGCTTGCATCAGCTTTATTTTACCCTCTAATTGCAATGTTAATAGGAGTGTTTACTGGGGTTATAATATCAATTATTATAAAAAATTCTTTTGGAATTGAGTTCGTTTTCATCGGTGGCGGAATGGTGGAGTTCTGGAAGATTCAAATCGCCATCTCACTCCTTTTTGCGCTCATATTTTTTGGATTAACCCGTTACATTATCCTTTCCTATCCATATTATGTAGCGAGCTCCAGAGCTGGAAAAATCGACGCAGCACTTCCACATGCAGTTAACATGCTTCTCGGAATGGCAAAGGGAAATGTTCCAATAATCTCTGCTATAAGGTTCATCGCTGAGAACAAACATCTTTTCAGCGAACTCAGTGTCGAATTTGAGAAAATAGTAGTTCTTGTTGAAATGGGTTGGGATTTAGGGAGTGCGATGAAATTTGTTGCAGAGACGACCCCATCCGAAAAGCTAAGAGTTTTTATTGAGAATTTCGTAGACGTATACAGAGGTGGAGGAAATATTCTAGATTATCTGAAATCAAAATCTGACCAGTTTTTTTCAGAAAAAGAGAGGCTATACACACTTTATTCCGAGTCTATGCAGATCATTGCAGAAATCTACTTAGCACTTTTCATCGTTGCCCCACTCTTTCTCCTTATAGTTCTGATCGTTTTCAACATGATGGGTAGCTCGACTATCGGGATTTACAGACTTTTTCTTTATTCCGTTTTACCCGCCGGTTCAATCTTTGTTTTATGGTTAGCATATTCATCTACTGCACGAGAGAGCAGGGCAGTTGCAAAAGTGGAGAGCGAGGTTGAAGAGGTCATGGCAAGAACATCGCAACGACCTTCTGGTTTTCGCTTTGCAAAGCTAAGAAGAACTATTAACGCTATCAGGAGCTTTCTCCTTTATCCGATCCTCGAAATGCCTTACGTTATTAGCTTCAAATACCTCCTATTCTACCTATTATTACCTCCAGTAGTCTTTTCTCTCATCTTTTATGGTAGAATGGAGTTTGATTACCTGATTTTTACAACTTTGTTTGCATTTGGATTGCCATCGATCTTCTTCATCGAATATCGTGAAAGACTGCTTAGAAGGGCAGAAAGAGAGCTTCCAGAATTCTTAAAACAGCTCGCTTCGCTAAACGAAGCAGGATTAAATGTTGTCGAAGCCTTAAAGAATATCAGCGATACTGAAGCGGGAGTTTTGAATAGGGAGATAAAAGCTATCAAGAGAAGGGTTGAATGGGGCGAACTCATCACTTCTGCTTTCGCCAGACTTGAGCACAGAATTAAAAGCAGCATTTTCCAGAAGGCTATATCAATGCTTGTAAAGGCTATAGAAGCATCTCCATCAATAAAAGAAGCCCTGATTGTTGCCTCAAACTTCTCGCTGTTGGAGATTGAGATGAGAAACAGACTCAGAGATATGATGAGCTCTTATATAATAATAATCTACCTTGCATTTGGTGTATTTCTATACACTGCATACGTGCTAATAAAGAACATGCTTTCTATATTTACATCCATCGAAAAAAGTCAGCTTACAACAGCAATAAACTTATCGGAACTTGAAGGGGTATTTATGGAGACTTCAATACTCGTTGCAGTCTTTTCTGGACTCGCTGCTGGTGTGATGGGCGAAGGCAGAGTTGAGGCCGGATTGAAGCACATATTTTTGCTCGGGGCAATCTCCTATGTCTTCTTCAAATTCATTGTATAA
- a CDS encoding 50S ribosomal protein L37e has protein sequence MSDGTASMGRRNRKMVHVRCRRCGRNSFHWRKRYCAACGFGRSKRLRSYNWVNKTKDSV, from the coding sequence ATGTCAGACGGAACAGCTTCAATGGGTAGAAGAAATAGAAAAATGGTTCACGTTAGATGCAGGAGGTGTGGTAGAAATTCTTTCCATTGGAGGAAAAGATACTGTGCGGCATGTGGCTTTGGGAGAAGTAAAAGGCTCAGAAGTTACAACTGGGTTAATAAAACAAAGGACAGTGTGTAA
- a CDS encoding type II/IV secretion system ATPase subunit: protein MLERYRILREFIKSEIIEDVKFDNVVTEYWVAEPFIKIVIFEDVELNKLRYHAIEPSLNVEELKLLSSVLVDLRRVLTLYDVTLELEERAKVLVKSFEKIVKEYGIVVDSDLYSRMLYYLFREFFGFSIIEPLMVDPNVEDISCDGYEIPIFVYQKNYGYLETNIKIPKSALDRLVMLLTQKSGKHISLANPIVDSTLPDGSRLQATFGTEVTPRGSSFTIRKFTAQPLTPLDLVRSGTIPLGIMAYLWLAIEHKLSIIVVGETASGKTTTLNAILMFVPPDAKVVSIEDTREIKLYHENWLAQVTRTGIGEQEIDMYALLKAALRQRPDYIVVGEVRGKEAQTLFQAMSTGHASYSTFHAGDINQMVYRFESDPLNVPRSMLQFLDIVLVQNMYLIGGRRIRRTKEVNEILGIDPVDKNLLVNQFAKWDAKKDAHIEVSLPKKLEKIAMSRVDDVYVELERRKKYLEWMIKKGIRDYAEFTKLIHNYYRNPEIAFSKVL, encoded by the coding sequence ATGCTGGAAAGATATCGCATACTCAGGGAATTCATAAAATCGGAAATAATTGAGGACGTAAAGTTTGACAATGTTGTTACTGAATACTGGGTTGCAGAACCGTTTATAAAAATAGTAATCTTTGAAGATGTTGAATTAAACAAATTGAGGTATCATGCGATTGAGCCGTCGTTGAATGTTGAGGAGCTCAAACTTCTTTCCTCAGTGCTTGTAGATTTAAGACGCGTTCTAACTCTCTACGATGTTACACTTGAGCTCGAGGAAAGGGCAAAAGTGCTTGTAAAGAGTTTTGAAAAAATAGTGAAGGAATACGGAATCGTGGTGGACAGTGATCTCTATTCGAGAATGCTTTACTATCTCTTCAGAGAATTTTTCGGATTCAGCATCATTGAGCCCCTTATGGTTGATCCAAATGTTGAAGATATTTCCTGTGATGGTTATGAGATCCCGATTTTCGTCTACCAGAAAAACTATGGATACCTTGAAACAAACATTAAGATTCCAAAATCCGCTCTGGATAGGCTTGTAATGCTTCTAACGCAAAAAAGTGGAAAACACATCTCTCTGGCAAACCCAATTGTCGACTCAACGCTCCCGGATGGAAGTAGGCTTCAGGCTACTTTTGGAACAGAGGTAACCCCAAGGGGTTCAAGCTTTACGATTAGAAAATTTACAGCTCAGCCACTGACACCACTCGATCTCGTGAGATCAGGAACGATTCCACTTGGAATCATGGCGTATCTCTGGCTTGCGATAGAGCATAAGCTTTCGATAATCGTAGTTGGAGAGACCGCAAGCGGGAAAACTACGACACTTAATGCAATCCTCATGTTCGTCCCACCAGATGCAAAGGTTGTGTCAATTGAGGACACGAGAGAGATAAAGCTCTATCATGAAAACTGGCTTGCTCAGGTAACAAGAACAGGTATAGGAGAGCAGGAAATAGACATGTATGCCCTTCTAAAAGCTGCTTTAAGGCAGAGACCAGATTATATTGTGGTAGGTGAAGTTAGAGGAAAAGAAGCCCAGACCTTATTTCAAGCCATGTCTACAGGGCATGCGAGCTATTCAACATTCCACGCTGGAGATATAAACCAGATGGTCTACAGATTCGAGAGTGATCCTCTAAATGTCCCGAGGAGTATGCTACAGTTTCTGGACATAGTGCTTGTTCAAAACATGTATCTAATTGGTGGAAGAAGAATAAGGAGAACCAAAGAGGTGAATGAAATACTGGGAATAGACCCAGTGGACAAAAATCTTCTCGTTAACCAGTTTGCAAAATGGGATGCGAAGAAAGATGCACATATCGAAGTTAGTTTGCCGAAAAAGCTTGAAAAAATAGCTATGTCAAGAGTGGACGACGTGTATGTTGAGCTCGAAAGGAGGAAAAAGTATCTCGAGTGGATGATAAAGAAAGGGATCAGGGATTATGCTGAGTTTACGAAATTAATTCATAACTATTATAGAAATCCAGAAATTGCATTTTCGAAAGTCCTATGA
- a CDS encoding MFS transporter, which yields MVYVRFSDLKSNKWAIFSVLAFIYFFVYFHRTSPAVMADEFMREFAVSALAVGILSSAYFYPYAVLQIPVGVLSDTKGAKWTVMVFTSIAFFGVLTLVLAFSYEMAVFSRLLIGIGVAGVYVPTVKIISVWFKHNEFATAMGILFAIGNLGAILSAYPLALAIEVLSWRIPFVFIALISLILLFLCWKIVEDAPTGFKEEKIRKEDLKLILGNFSLWLIAISAMLRYGIVMGYQGLWGGPYLIDVYGMTKGAAGTILTLVGVGTIIGSILFGKISDSIGLKKMILILGGLGFTIAWLPLVLFTSTLDISLVCLISFLVGFFSSTGPVAYAIVKELFPLRMTGLSMSVVNVFPFFGAAIFQTVMGYLMDSVGKVDSIYPAEAYQLSFEFCLIASIISVLCVVFVKEKQNRES from the coding sequence GTGGTATATGTGCGATTCTCAGATTTGAAATCAAATAAGTGGGCAATCTTTTCAGTATTGGCATTCATTTACTTTTTCGTATATTTCCACAGAACTTCGCCCGCAGTAATGGCAGATGAATTTATGAGAGAATTCGCAGTTTCCGCACTTGCCGTTGGAATACTGTCTTCTGCCTATTTTTATCCTTATGCGGTTTTGCAAATACCCGTAGGTGTCCTTTCAGACACAAAGGGTGCAAAATGGACCGTTATGGTCTTCACATCAATAGCCTTTTTTGGTGTTTTAACGCTTGTTCTTGCTTTTAGCTACGAAATGGCGGTTTTTTCGAGATTGCTCATAGGAATAGGCGTAGCAGGAGTTTACGTGCCAACTGTAAAAATAATATCTGTTTGGTTCAAACACAACGAATTTGCAACCGCCATGGGTATTCTTTTTGCGATAGGAAATCTTGGAGCAATCCTTTCAGCTTATCCTCTGGCCTTGGCTATAGAGGTCCTTAGTTGGAGAATTCCTTTTGTTTTTATTGCTTTAATAAGCTTGATTCTGCTATTTTTGTGTTGGAAAATAGTAGAAGATGCTCCTACCGGGTTTAAAGAGGAAAAGATTAGAAAAGAAGACCTCAAGTTAATACTTGGCAACTTCTCTCTATGGCTAATCGCGATATCCGCGATGCTTAGATATGGTATAGTTATGGGTTATCAGGGGCTTTGGGGAGGCCCTTATTTGATTGACGTTTACGGAATGACAAAAGGGGCTGCAGGAACGATTCTAACGCTAGTTGGAGTAGGAACGATTATTGGATCAATTCTTTTTGGCAAAATTTCGGATTCAATTGGGCTAAAAAAGATGATTTTAATTCTTGGAGGTCTGGGATTCACAATAGCCTGGCTACCTCTTGTTTTATTCACTTCAACTCTCGATATTTCTTTAGTTTGTCTTATATCCTTCTTAGTCGGTTTCTTTTCCAGCACAGGTCCAGTTGCATATGCAATCGTAAAGGAGCTCTTTCCACTCAGAATGACCGGGCTTTCGATGAGTGTTGTTAACGTGTTTCCTTTTTTTGGTGCAGCAATATTTCAGACTGTGATGGGTTACTTAATGGACTCTGTCGGAAAAGTAGACTCGATTTATCCTGCAGAAGCTTACCAACTTTCGTTTGAATTCTGCCTCATTGCATCAATTATTTCTGTGCTTTGTGTAGTCTTTGTAAAGGAAAAACAGAATAGAGAGAGCTGA
- a CDS encoding LSm family protein, whose protein sequence is MPVRPLDILNKSLKSPVIVRLKGGREFRGTLDGYDIHMNLVLLNAEEIQGGEIVRKVGSVIIRGDTVVFVSPYSGGE, encoded by the coding sequence ATGCCAGTTCGTCCGTTGGATATCCTGAACAAATCGTTAAAGTCTCCGGTCATCGTGAGACTGAAAGGGGGAAGAGAATTCAGAGGAACACTTGATGGGTACGATATACACATGAATCTCGTCCTTCTAAATGCTGAAGAGATTCAGGGCGGAGAGATCGTACGCAAGGTTGGAAGCGTAATAATTAGGGGGGATACTGTCGTCTTTGTGTCTCCATACTCGGGTGGTGAGTGA
- a CDS encoding TldD/PmbA family protein, with amino-acid sequence MEWEIYEERTQGIIAEISGGKLKQIRSSANSSYAVRVIIDGKVGFSAGNNVEKAMENAKKIAKISEETLNGFPNEKPANVCGIYDKSIENTTTDFLKEEYELLISSVEKAKIASAFIGHFVLEAKITNSGGSELSRKETYSLFSIECIYENGSGFAQDESRTRKLKIAETASYAEKLAIESSKAVKIDSGNYDIVLTPYAVHQLLSNTLYPALSAENVSKGRSLLKKGYYLGELKIIDDPTIEGGLESYPFDDEGVSARRKTLADREVLCFYSDWKNSKSFGITGNGLRESIESYPAPAPSNLLIEIKDKADIEGALLIHSFIGTHTANPLSGDFSVECMNAEFDGKAIKGAMIYGNIFNMLKNIEGFSGDLKQVENTISPSIRFRNVKIV; translated from the coding sequence ATGGAATGGGAGATCTACGAAGAAAGAACACAAGGAATTATTGCAGAAATTTCGGGAGGGAAGCTCAAGCAAATTCGATCATCGGCGAACTCCTCATATGCAGTTCGAGTTATCATTGATGGAAAGGTTGGATTCTCTGCGGGCAACAATGTTGAAAAAGCCATGGAAAATGCAAAAAAGATTGCAAAGATTTCAGAAGAAACTTTGAATGGTTTTCCGAATGAAAAGCCTGCAAATGTATGTGGAATTTACGACAAAAGTATTGAAAACACAACAACTGATTTTTTGAAGGAAGAATATGAACTTCTAATAAGTTCAGTTGAAAAGGCAAAAATAGCGAGTGCATTCATAGGGCACTTTGTTTTGGAAGCCAAAATCACAAATTCTGGCGGTTCGGAGCTCAGCAGAAAGGAAACATATTCTTTATTTTCGATAGAATGCATATATGAAAATGGGAGTGGGTTTGCACAGGATGAAAGTAGGACAAGAAAGTTAAAAATTGCTGAAACAGCAAGTTATGCGGAAAAGCTTGCAATTGAGTCTTCAAAAGCTGTAAAAATTGATAGCGGAAATTACGACATTGTTTTAACACCTTATGCTGTTCATCAGCTCCTTTCAAATACTCTCTATCCGGCTCTATCAGCTGAAAATGTATCAAAGGGGAGAAGTTTGCTTAAAAAGGGCTACTACTTAGGCGAATTAAAAATTATAGACGATCCAACGATAGAGGGAGGACTGGAGAGTTATCCTTTTGACGACGAAGGAGTAAGTGCCAGAAGAAAAACTCTTGCAGACCGAGAAGTGCTTTGCTTTTATTCCGACTGGAAAAACTCTAAAAGTTTTGGAATTACAGGAAACGGTTTAAGAGAGTCCATAGAATCCTATCCAGCACCTGCGCCGAGCAACTTGCTGATAGAAATAAAAGATAAAGCAGACATCGAGGGAGCTCTGCTTATTCACAGCTTTATAGGCACTCACACTGCAAATCCGCTTAGTGGCGATTTTAGTGTAGAGTGTATGAACGCAGAATTTGATGGAAAAGCGATAAAAGGGGCTATGATTTACGGAAACATCTTTAATATGCTGAAAAACATAGAAGGTTTTAGCGGCGATTTAAAGCAAGTTGAGAATACAATTAGTCCTTCCATAAGATTTAGAAACGTTAAAATCGTTTAG
- a CDS encoding TldD/PmbA family protein: MVRMFFDIREVEVESLTLLMENGVIERPKITQFHSKSFRVLKNGFWGVFEGLISDSEGIRMAEKNAIIKGDVEILDVESKGEYEFKMKIDPRDISIEEKLNLLKELNKSILTETKRIGYIESFKRFEYRDSCGNEVRYTVPRIGVSIVAIGKDESLQFISKRLMKPGGWEKLERVFELTEEINEVLPKLLKAKTPPSGEMNVLMNPELAGVFIHEAFGHAVEADHVLEGASVLSGRIGEKIAGENVTIVDDPTIEEFGFYPFDDEGVRARKKVLVENGILKSYLHNKETAKKLGGDPGNARSEGVAFPIVRMSNTYLKAGDLEFEELLELCKNGVYLVGSRGGETNPATGYFQFSAQYGYIVKNGEISEMIRDVSLMGTIEILKNVELGKEIEFDPGFCGKAFQTVPVADGAPPVLCRTKVGGA, from the coding sequence ATGGTTAGAATGTTTTTCGATATCCGTGAAGTTGAAGTTGAAAGTCTAACCCTTTTAATGGAGAACGGTGTGATTGAGAGACCAAAAATTACACAATTTCATTCAAAGAGCTTTAGAGTTCTAAAAAATGGCTTTTGGGGCGTCTTTGAGGGTTTGATTAGCGATTCTGAAGGAATCAGAATGGCTGAGAAGAACGCAATAATAAAGGGCGATGTGGAGATTCTCGATGTGGAGTCAAAGGGAGAATACGAGTTTAAAATGAAAATTGACCCCAGAGATATAAGCATTGAAGAGAAGTTGAATCTACTTAAAGAGCTGAACAAGAGCATTTTGACGGAAACAAAAAGGATAGGCTATATCGAGAGCTTTAAAAGATTCGAATATCGGGACTCATGTGGAAATGAGGTTCGGTATACAGTGCCAAGAATTGGTGTTTCAATCGTAGCAATTGGCAAAGATGAAAGCCTGCAATTCATTTCAAAACGTTTGATGAAACCTGGTGGATGGGAAAAGCTTGAAAGAGTTTTTGAACTTACAGAAGAAATCAATGAAGTTCTACCAAAGCTTTTAAAAGCCAAAACCCCGCCTTCCGGGGAAATGAATGTTTTAATGAATCCAGAACTTGCAGGGGTATTTATTCATGAAGCATTTGGGCATGCAGTCGAAGCTGATCACGTTCTTGAGGGAGCAAGTGTTCTTAGTGGGAGGATTGGGGAGAAAATTGCCGGTGAAAACGTAACCATCGTAGACGATCCTACAATAGAGGAATTTGGCTTCTATCCATTCGATGATGAGGGTGTCAGGGCGAGAAAGAAGGTATTGGTAGAGAATGGAATTCTAAAGAGCTATCTACATAATAAAGAAACTGCTAAAAAGCTTGGAGGGGATCCGGGGAATGCAAGAAGTGAGGGTGTAGCTTTCCCAATTGTCAGAATGAGCAATACGTATCTTAAGGCTGGTGATTTGGAATTCGAAGAATTGCTTGAACTTTGCAAAAATGGCGTTTATCTTGTAGGCTCAAGAGGGGGTGAGACAAACCCGGCTACTGGTTATTTCCAGTTTAGTGCACAGTATGGCTATATTGTAAAGAATGGAGAGATATCGGAGATGATCAGAGACGTCTCATTAATGGGGACAATCGAGATTTTGAAAAACGTTGAACTCGGAAAAGAGATAGAATTTGATCCCGGATTCTGCGGAAAAGCTTTTCAAACTGTTCCAGTGGCGGATGGTGCTCCCCCAGTTTTGTGCAGAACTAAAGTTGGTGGTGCCTAA
- a CDS encoding NAD(P)/FAD-dependent oxidoreductase produces the protein MKFDVVIVGAGPGGMFAAYKLAESKKVAIFEMGRDISKRKCPSDLSQSYCKKCNPCNITSGVGGAGGLSDGKLNYVNPNYPSSFTVGGDFEFLSPRYLIEKMKEVDEIFSAHGVSGELYGDDEAKLDRFLKQANAAGIEFVPLRQRHVGSDELPRVIKSLEESLKKKGVEIYTERTVLDIDPKNKIVKTNKGEKFGYEKLIIAVGRSGSDWLEKWVKKYKIDIAENSKAIDVGVRVEVPASIMDDITSTIYDPKLRVITKRHDDYMRTFCTCPRGWVIREDYGDFCLVNGHSKAKEKSNNTNFALLGHYEFTEPFDEPNEWGRDLARVTTKLGGGNPIVQRLKDLRLGRRSTESRIRNNRLVQPTLKTAIPGDICLAYPSRVIDDIVDALERLDKVINGVADDSTLLYAPEVKFYSLKLKVDEGMRTSIPHVYAIGDGAGISRGIVGAAVTGLIAAESILKDG, from the coding sequence TCGAAGCGTAAATGTCCAAGCGATCTTTCGCAAAGTTACTGCAAAAAATGCAACCCCTGCAACATCACTTCTGGTGTTGGTGGTGCCGGAGGACTTTCAGATGGGAAGCTGAACTATGTTAATCCGAATTATCCGTCAAGTTTTACCGTAGGTGGTGATTTTGAATTTTTGAGTCCAAGATATTTAATTGAAAAAATGAAAGAAGTTGACGAAATCTTTTCAGCACATGGAGTATCTGGTGAGCTCTACGGGGATGATGAGGCTAAACTCGATAGATTTCTTAAGCAGGCAAATGCTGCAGGAATTGAATTCGTTCCATTAAGGCAAAGACACGTGGGGAGTGATGAATTGCCAAGAGTCATCAAAAGTCTCGAAGAATCACTTAAAAAGAAGGGTGTCGAGATTTACACGGAAAGGACAGTTTTGGATATAGATCCAAAAAATAAAATCGTAAAAACTAATAAAGGCGAGAAATTTGGCTATGAGAAGCTTATAATTGCGGTTGGAAGAAGTGGATCTGACTGGCTTGAAAAATGGGTTAAAAAGTATAAAATAGATATTGCTGAAAACTCGAAGGCGATCGATGTTGGTGTTAGAGTTGAAGTGCCGGCATCCATCATGGATGATATTACTTCTACAATCTACGACCCTAAGCTTAGAGTTATTACAAAAAGACATGACGACTACATGCGAACTTTCTGCACTTGTCCAAGAGGATGGGTGATAAGAGAAGATTATGGGGATTTTTGTTTAGTAAATGGACATAGCAAGGCGAAGGAAAAATCAAACAATACGAATTTCGCATTGCTGGGTCATTACGAATTTACCGAACCATTTGACGAGCCAAATGAATGGGGAAGAGACCTTGCAAGAGTTACAACAAAGCTCGGAGGTGGGAATCCAATCGTTCAGAGACTCAAAGATTTAAGACTTGGGAGAAGGAGCACTGAAAGCAGAATAAGGAATAATAGGCTCGTTCAACCAACTCTAAAGACTGCAATTCCCGGAGATATATGCTTGGCATATCCAAGTAGAGTCATAGACGACATTGTGGATGCACTGGAAAGGCTGGATAAGGTTATTAACGGAGTAGCAGATGACTCCACCCTTCTTTACGCTCCGGAAGTGAAATTTTACTCGTTAAAACTCAAAGTGGACGAAGGTATGCGAACGAGCATACCTCACGTTTATGCGATTGGAGATGGGGCGGGAATAAGCAGGGGTATTGTTGGTGCAGCAGTCACAGGCTTAATCGCTGCAGAGAGCATTCTTAAGGATGGTTAG
- a CDS encoding mRNA surveillance protein pelota gives MQVLEENLKNNEGEIKLIPENLDDLWHLKFIIEKGDIVFSLTKRATHSDDKLRGDKELVTVRIGVEVEKVEFHRFANRLRVMGRIVAGVEEAGFHTLNIVVGREVSISKKWKEEQLRRLKKAVESSKRPEVVILTIEEGEAIAGALREWGVEEIFEKRFSYAKDYGGMRSEFFEELYETLKTINFRFLVIAGPGFIKKDFLEFLRQRDSEIAKKAVLVDTSAIGRRGFIEVLKRGTINKLIGEIRLAEEAEVVERLLEGIAKGQKVSYGIEDVKKAKEYGAIEILLVSDDFLLREREKWDIDTFMEEVERTGGKVLIMSSEFEPGEVVSKLGGICAILRFEIK, from the coding sequence GTGCAGGTTTTGGAGGAAAATCTAAAAAATAATGAAGGGGAAATAAAGCTCATTCCCGAAAACTTGGATGATCTCTGGCACCTTAAATTTATTATCGAAAAAGGAGACATTGTTTTTTCGCTTACGAAAAGAGCTACTCACAGTGATGACAAGCTAAGGGGAGATAAAGAGCTTGTGACAGTCAGAATTGGGGTTGAAGTTGAAAAAGTGGAATTTCACAGATTTGCAAACAGACTCAGGGTTATGGGCAGAATTGTTGCTGGCGTGGAAGAAGCGGGCTTTCATACTTTAAACATAGTAGTTGGCAGAGAAGTGAGTATTTCAAAGAAGTGGAAAGAGGAGCAATTAAGAAGACTGAAAAAAGCTGTTGAAAGCTCAAAGAGGCCCGAAGTGGTTATATTGACTATAGAAGAGGGTGAAGCTATTGCGGGAGCTTTGCGAGAATGGGGGGTGGAGGAGATTTTTGAAAAAAGGTTTAGCTATGCTAAGGACTACGGTGGAATGAGAAGTGAATTCTTTGAAGAACTTTATGAGACCCTTAAAACAATAAACTTTAGATTTCTCGTGATCGCTGGGCCAGGATTTATAAAAAAAGACTTCTTGGAGTTTCTCAGACAAAGAGATTCGGAAATTGCAAAAAAGGCCGTATTGGTAGACACTTCTGCAATCGGCAGAAGAGGTTTTATAGAGGTTCTGAAAAGGGGGACCATAAATAAGTTAATTGGGGAGATAAGACTTGCAGAAGAGGCAGAGGTTGTGGAAAGACTGCTTGAAGGTATCGCGAAGGGCCAAAAAGTAAGTTATGGAATTGAAGACGTTAAAAAAGCCAAAGAGTATGGGGCTATAGAGATTCTTCTTGTTTCAGACGATTTCCTGCTGAGAGAGAGGGAAAAATGGGATATCGATACATTTATGGAAGAAGTTGAGAGAACCGGTGGTAAAGTTTTAATAATGAGCTCGGAATTCGAGCCGGGAGAGGTTGTATCAAAGCTTGGTGGTATATGTGCGATTCTCAGATTTGAAATCAAATAA